Proteins encoded by one window of Streptomyces sp. LX-29:
- a CDS encoding 4'-phosphopantetheinyl transferase superfamily protein → MLNSTAGTAYPARAAGTGDAPRAATASVEPWGPAAPPPSPEDLPGPGRVAVWLLSLSANLAPAAVADGMLDAEEARRAARFKDAGLRERYVTSHVGLRTLLGGYLGVDPAAVALTRELCGMPDCEKPHGRPALAEHTGLHFSLSHSEDAAMVAVARSVVGADIESARARRSGVDLTRALHPDERAAIAALPESLRDEAFLSCWVRKEAYLKGIGTGLPGGIRTHHVGLAEGLAPAGSPVPAGWALVDVAAPPGYHAAVAVRTPAGDTVAASGRPLVTLRHLTLG, encoded by the coding sequence ATGCTCAACAGCACGGCCGGCACGGCATATCCGGCGCGTGCGGCGGGGACGGGCGACGCGCCCCGGGCCGCCACCGCGTCCGTCGAACCCTGGGGGCCCGCGGCCCCGCCCCCCAGCCCCGAGGACCTTCCCGGCCCCGGCCGTGTCGCGGTCTGGCTGCTGTCGTTGTCGGCCAACCTCGCCCCGGCGGCGGTGGCGGACGGGATGCTGGACGCCGAAGAGGCCCGGCGCGCGGCGCGGTTCAAGGACGCCGGGCTGCGCGAGCGCTATGTCACCTCCCACGTCGGGCTGCGGACGCTGCTCGGCGGCTATCTGGGCGTGGACCCGGCCGCGGTCGCCCTGACCCGCGAGCTCTGCGGCATGCCGGACTGCGAGAAGCCGCACGGGCGCCCGGCGTTGGCGGAGCACACCGGACTCCACTTCTCGCTGTCGCACTCCGAGGACGCCGCCATGGTCGCGGTGGCACGGAGCGTCGTGGGCGCCGACATCGAGTCCGCGCGGGCGCGCCGCAGCGGGGTGGACCTCACCCGCGCGCTGCACCCGGACGAGCGGGCCGCGATCGCGGCGCTGCCCGAGTCGCTGCGCGACGAGGCGTTCCTGAGTTGCTGGGTGCGGAAGGAGGCGTATCTGAAGGGCATCGGCACCGGGCTGCCCGGCGGCATCCGCACCCATCACGTGGGCCTGGCCGAGGGGTTGGCGCCCGCCGGCTCCCCGGTCCCGGCGGGCTGGGCGCTCGTCGACGTGGCGGCGCCGCCCGGCTACCATGCCGCCGTGGCCGTCCGCACCCCCGCCGGCGACACCGTCGCCGCCAGCGGCCGACCCCTCGTTACCCTCCGCCATCTGACGCTGGGCTGA